A region from the Lutra lutra chromosome 1, mLutLut1.2, whole genome shotgun sequence genome encodes:
- the MUSTN1 gene encoding musculoskeletal embryonic nuclear protein 1 — protein MSQAGAQEAPIKKKRPPVKEEDLKGARGNLAKNQEIKSKTYQVMRECELAGSTAPSVFSGSRTGTETVFEKPKAGPAKSVFG, from the exons GCTGGTGCACAGGAGGCCCCCATCAAGAAGAAGCGCCCCCCGGTGAAGGAGGAAGATCTGAAGGGGGCCCGTGGGAACCTAGCCAAGAACCAAGAGATCAAGTCCAAGACCTACCAGGTCATGAGGGAGTGTG AACTAGCCGGCTCCACCGCCCCATCCGTGTTCAGTGGCAGCCGAACTGGCACCGAGACCGTCTTCGAGAAGCCCAAAGCTGGACCTGCCAAGAGTGTCTTCGGCTAA